In Desulfovibrio sp. 86, the following proteins share a genomic window:
- a CDS encoding XamI family restriction endonuclease, with amino-acid sequence MPINRSNPDRWKEDINQSVDLYNSWFMEFAPKAFRKTRLSTATRVEEALNATTNLTNISSELLRNHPEVLPILRMSTCPPIARDRLIGLAGISKTLVTSMEDTVNPRIPPRIPTERLESDLERICYIIQKMADPDIFTWLNRAVPASDIEVSRAATIVADRLCGAVSDPIIRNAQEKRQLNAIGKWLKHNGYRHIEGTKFNEMPPGTYSFRTNVPVSISGSGDTAKVNIPVDVVIMPLKSASGDLPLLIEAKSAGDFTNVNKRRKEEAQKMAQLKITYGNEVRFGLFLCGYFDSGYLGYEAAEGIDWVWEHRIDDLALFGL; translated from the coding sequence ATGCCTATCAACAGAAGCAACCCAGACAGATGGAAAGAAGATATTAACCAATCTGTCGATTTATATAACTCATGGTTTATGGAGTTTGCGCCCAAGGCTTTTCGTAAAACTCGGCTGAGCACTGCCACCCGTGTAGAGGAGGCTTTGAACGCCACGACCAACCTCACTAATATTTCTTCAGAACTATTAAGGAACCACCCTGAAGTATTGCCAATTCTAAGAATGTCCACTTGTCCACCAATAGCTCGCGATAGGCTTATAGGTTTGGCGGGAATTTCAAAAACTCTTGTCACTAGCATGGAAGACACGGTGAATCCAAGAATCCCTCCGCGCATCCCCACGGAACGTCTTGAAAGTGATCTAGAACGGATTTGCTACATCATACAAAAAATGGCCGACCCAGACATTTTCACTTGGCTTAACCGTGCAGTTCCTGCCTCTGACATTGAAGTTTCTCGGGCCGCCACAATTGTGGCAGACAGGTTGTGTGGAGCCGTTTCAGACCCAATTATTCGCAACGCCCAAGAAAAACGGCAACTGAACGCCATCGGCAAGTGGCTAAAACACAACGGGTACAGACACATAGAGGGGACAAAATTCAACGAAATGCCACCAGGAACTTATTCATTTAGGACAAATGTTCCTGTTTCAATTTCGGGTAGCGGTGATACCGCTAAGGTGAACATACCAGTTGATGTTGTGATTATGCCTCTAAAATCCGCTAGCGGTGATTTACCTCTCTTAATTGAGGCAAAATCTGCGGGAGATTTCACAAACGTCAATAAGCGACGAAAAGAAGAAGCGCAAAAGATGGCGCAACTTAAGATAACATATGGTAACGAAGTAAGATTTGGATTATTTCTATGTGGATACTTTGACTCAGGCTATCTTGGGTACGAAGCAGCAGAAGGGATAGATTGGGTATGGGAACACAGAATCGACGACTTGGCTCTATTCGGATTATAG
- a CDS encoding Eco57I restriction-modification methylase domain-containing protein — MGTQNRRLGSIRIIDDNLEKLRVSMQMALDSCKTINERRKLGQFSTPTALAHDIVAFGLDCVDTTKNIRFFDPAFGTGAFYSALLQVAGEQRISKATAIEIDPLFAKAANKLWLSHKINIINDDFTTSEPDDKYNLIICNPPYVRHHLIASDRKREIRNKTEDVSGVKLSGFAGLYCHFLLQSIQWMNDNAVAGWLIPSEFMDVNYGAAIKTFLLSDVELFRIHRFDPKNTQFEDALVSSAIVWFRNKKPNNHSVVFSYGGSLAQPQKSITITVDSLKREPKWTRFPCQLQKASKQAAPKLKDYFDVRRGVATGGNDFFILEESRIKALGLTLEFFRPILPSARFLKTTEIEADAHGYPILPQRLFLLDCRLNEEEVRARYPRLWQYLESGKDSIATGYLCKMRKCWYFQEQRDAPMLVCTYMGRASSERSNAFRFILNNSQATVTNSYLALYPKEKLSERIACVPSLKRTIWEMLNRLPSDSMHTEGRVYGGGLQKIEPKELLNVSLPCSLEF, encoded by the coding sequence ATGGGAACACAGAATCGACGACTTGGCTCTATTCGGATTATAGACGACAACCTAGAGAAGTTGCGGGTATCCATGCAGATGGCTTTGGATTCCTGCAAAACAATTAATGAACGCCGAAAACTTGGCCAGTTCTCAACTCCAACAGCATTAGCACACGACATAGTTGCATTCGGCCTTGACTGCGTTGACACCACAAAAAATATCCGTTTTTTTGACCCTGCTTTTGGTACTGGCGCATTTTACTCTGCATTATTACAGGTTGCGGGAGAGCAGCGCATATCCAAGGCAACCGCCATTGAGATAGATCCATTATTTGCAAAGGCTGCAAATAAACTTTGGCTTAGCCACAAGATAAATATAATAAATGATGATTTTACTACCTCAGAACCTGATGACAAGTATAATTTGATTATATGCAATCCTCCTTATGTTCGACACCACCTCATAGCAAGTGACCGAAAAAGAGAGATTAGAAACAAGACTGAAGATGTCTCTGGAGTAAAATTATCTGGCTTTGCCGGGCTTTACTGCCACTTTCTATTGCAGTCCATCCAATGGATGAATGATAACGCAGTTGCCGGTTGGCTTATTCCAAGTGAATTTATGGATGTGAACTATGGCGCGGCAATTAAGACCTTTTTACTATCAGATGTTGAGTTGTTTCGAATACATAGATTTGACCCAAAGAATACACAATTCGAGGATGCCTTAGTGTCATCTGCGATTGTATGGTTTAGAAATAAGAAACCTAACAATCACAGCGTAGTATTTTCTTATGGAGGTTCACTGGCCCAACCGCAAAAATCCATAACTATAACGGTTGACTCGTTAAAACGAGAGCCAAAGTGGACGAGATTTCCATGCCAGTTACAAAAAGCTTCCAAGCAGGCCGCGCCAAAGCTAAAAGATTATTTTGACGTAAGACGGGGCGTCGCGACTGGAGGAAATGACTTTTTCATTTTGGAGGAATCACGCATAAAAGCGTTGGGACTGACGCTTGAATTTTTCCGCCCTATCTTGCCCAGCGCAAGATTCCTTAAAACAACTGAAATTGAGGCAGACGCTCATGGATATCCTATTCTTCCGCAGAGACTTTTCCTATTGGATTGCCGGTTAAACGAGGAGGAAGTCAGAGCAAGATATCCTCGATTGTGGCAATACCTTGAAAGTGGCAAAGACAGCATCGCGACTGGCTATCTTTGTAAGATGCGGAAATGTTGGTATTTCCAAGAACAGCGCGATGCCCCAATGCTGGTATGTACTTATATGGGACGTGCTAGTAGCGAACGATCTAATGCGTTCAGATTCATTCTTAATAACTCACAAGCAACAGTCACAAACTCATACCTGGCACTTTACCCTAAAGAAAAGCTCTCCGAACGAATCGCATGCGTCCCCTCGCTAAAAAGAACAATTTGGGAAATGCTAAACAGATTGCCCTCAGACAGCATGCATACCGAGGGCCGTGTGTACGGTGGTGGGTTACAAAAAATTGAACCAAAAGAACTATTGAACGTCAGCCTTCCTTGTTCATTGGAATTTTAA
- a CDS encoding tetratricopeptide repeat protein, with the protein MLTTAPKDIRENVARALGYLRKDEVERSLLVMCEALRRMAEVKMLRTARAELDIQINDFLSTLVHHPCMQPLLDPARTGNPKNIPFQQGKEAALATVMDGLAKILQKESENCVQAEATARMERKKHLIDTGLQFIREGQTAKGRAFLKRVIEEFSQEDGIRVQVAQIFAAAGLHQEAAETYEEAIAKQPRDPAAYTGAVAAWMELLEYEKAENVYRAVLRTFGGHPSTYGKMAKLYLAWHKRPKAEDMALRALHDDPEQADALEVTAALERR; encoded by the coding sequence ATGCTGACAACCGCGCCCAAGGACATACGCGAAAATGTGGCAAGAGCCTTAGGCTATCTGCGCAAGGATGAGGTGGAGCGCTCGCTCCTGGTCATGTGCGAGGCTCTGCGCCGCATGGCCGAGGTCAAGATGCTGCGCACCGCCCGGGCGGAACTGGACATCCAGATCAATGATTTTCTGTCCACGCTGGTGCACCATCCGTGCATGCAGCCGCTGCTGGACCCGGCCCGGACGGGCAACCCCAAGAATATCCCCTTTCAGCAGGGCAAGGAAGCGGCACTGGCCACTGTGATGGACGGCCTTGCCAAGATTCTGCAAAAAGAATCCGAAAACTGCGTTCAGGCAGAAGCCACAGCCCGTATGGAAAGAAAAAAGCATCTTATTGATACGGGGCTGCAGTTTATACGCGAAGGGCAGACCGCCAAGGGGCGCGCCTTTCTCAAGCGCGTGATTGAAGAATTCAGTCAGGAGGACGGCATCCGCGTTCAGGTGGCCCAGATTTTTGCCGCCGCCGGTCTGCATCAGGAAGCCGCCGAGACGTACGAAGAGGCCATTGCCAAACAGCCGCGCGACCCTGCCGCCTATACCGGCGCGGTGGCCGCCTGGATGGAACTGCTCGAATACGAAAAGGCCGAGAACGTCTACAGGGCGGTGCTGCGAACCTTTGGCGGGCACCCTTCCACTTACGGCAAGATGGCGAAGCTGTATCTTGCCTGGCACAAACGCCCTAAGGCAGAAGACATGGCCCTGCGCGCGCTGCACGATGACCCGGAACAGGCCGACGCACTGGAAGTGACGGCCGCACTGGAACGCAGGTAG
- a CDS encoding nicotinate-nicotinamide nucleotide adenylyltransferase: MTAKPGSHEATDGPAPGAAAPDGKESDVMASDGAVSGAAAPGVVVSDGTASDVTAGPRAGRAILGGSFNPPHVGHLRLAIEAAEALAPLVSGVDLVPCAVPPHKTMTGMLPFDLRARMVEASITDLPFLRCNRLEGQRQGPSYTWDTLLAYRKAEPQTELYFILGSPDFALLPTWHRGLELPGLCNFVVVPRDGQTAQDVIATAWRLWPEARELPPLVGDGPCMALPGGGLAHFLPLPWLDVSASRLRSLWLAGRRVDFLLPRAAFEILKQSEKTVQAHWRQTEPTC; the protein is encoded by the coding sequence GTGACGGCGAAACCCGGCTCACACGAGGCGACGGACGGCCCGGCTCCCGGCGCGGCGGCTCCCGACGGCAAGGAATCCGATGTGATGGCTTCCGACGGGGCGGTTTCCGGCGCGGCGGCTCCCGGTGTGGTTGTTTCCGACGGAACGGCTTCCGACGTGACGGCAGGCCCGCGCGCTGGCCGGGCCATTTTGGGCGGCAGCTTCAATCCCCCGCATGTGGGGCATCTGCGCCTGGCCATTGAGGCCGCCGAAGCTTTGGCTCCTCTGGTGAGCGGCGTGGACCTCGTGCCCTGTGCCGTGCCGCCGCACAAAACCATGACAGGCATGCTGCCCTTTGATCTGCGCGCCCGCATGGTGGAGGCCAGCATCACCGACCTGCCCTTTCTGCGCTGCAACAGGCTTGAGGGGCAGCGGCAGGGGCCGTCCTATACATGGGACACGCTGTTGGCTTATCGTAAGGCCGAGCCGCAAACAGAACTGTATTTCATCCTGGGCAGCCCGGACTTTGCCCTGCTGCCCACATGGCACAGAGGGCTGGAACTGCCGGGCCTGTGCAACTTTGTTGTGGTGCCGCGCGACGGGCAGACAGCGCAGGACGTGATCGCCACGGCCTGGCGGCTGTGGCCCGAAGCCCGCGAGCTCCCCCCCCTTGTGGGCGACGGCCCCTGTATGGCCTTGCCCGGCGGCGGGCTGGCGCATTTTCTGCCCTTGCCCTGGCTGGACGTGAGCGCGTCGCGCCTGCGCAGCTTGTGGCTGGCTGGCCGGAGGGTGGATTTTCTGCTGCCTCGGGCGGCTTTTGAAATTCTGAAGCAGAGCGAGAAAACCGTACAGGCACACTGGCGACAGACGGAGCCGACATGCTGA
- a CDS encoding glutamate-5-semialdehyde dehydrogenase translates to MTPSEKMARLGAQAKNAARAMTRATPESKNRALLGLAEILRQREADILAANARDVEAARSAGQDSARLDRLTLTPAIMEEMRAACAHVANLPDPVGATESQWQRPNGLLVGKMRIPLGVIAMIYEARPNVTIDAAILCIKAGNAVILRGGSEALHSNTALAQALQDAMVQAGLPAEAAQLVTVPGHEAVNALCKLDQYIDVIIPRGGEGLVRAVTEAATMPVLKHFKGVCHAYIEPDADLEKALDIVFNGKVQRPGVCNALECLLVHKDVAARFLPMVAEKLGAAGVEFRADATALPLMDKAPAGSVVPQKPEDLGQEFHNLTLAVRVVADMDEALDHIARYGSNHTEIICTNDHAKAMRFLREADASMVAVNASSRFNDGGQLGLGAEIGISTSKLHAYGAMGVKELTTTKFVVLGQGQVRQ, encoded by the coding sequence ATGACGCCATCGGAAAAAATGGCGCGCCTTGGCGCGCAGGCAAAAAACGCGGCGCGCGCCATGACCAGGGCTACGCCCGAATCCAAAAACAGGGCTCTGCTGGGATTGGCCGAAATTTTGCGCCAGCGCGAGGCTGACATTCTGGCCGCCAACGCCCGTGACGTTGAAGCCGCCAGGAGCGCCGGGCAGGACTCCGCCCGCCTTGACCGCCTCACGCTCACCCCCGCCATTATGGAAGAAATGCGCGCGGCCTGCGCGCACGTCGCCAATTTGCCCGATCCGGTGGGCGCCACCGAAAGCCAGTGGCAGCGCCCCAACGGTCTGCTGGTGGGCAAGATGCGCATTCCCCTCGGCGTCATCGCCATGATTTACGAGGCCCGCCCCAATGTCACCATTGACGCGGCCATTTTGTGCATCAAGGCTGGCAACGCCGTTATCCTGCGCGGCGGCAGCGAGGCCCTGCATTCCAACACGGCCCTGGCGCAGGCGCTTCAGGATGCCATGGTGCAGGCTGGTCTGCCAGCCGAAGCCGCGCAGCTTGTGACCGTGCCCGGACATGAGGCCGTCAACGCCCTGTGCAAACTCGACCAGTACATTGACGTCATCATCCCCCGTGGGGGCGAAGGTCTTGTGCGCGCCGTTACCGAGGCCGCCACCATGCCCGTGCTCAAGCATTTCAAGGGCGTGTGCCACGCCTACATCGAGCCGGACGCCGACCTCGAGAAGGCTCTGGACATCGTGTTCAACGGCAAGGTGCAGCGCCCCGGCGTGTGCAACGCGCTGGAATGCCTGCTGGTTCACAAGGACGTGGCCGCGCGTTTTCTGCCCATGGTGGCGGAAAAACTCGGCGCCGCCGGTGTGGAATTTCGCGCCGACGCCACTGCCCTGCCGCTTATGGACAAGGCCCCCGCAGGCAGCGTCGTGCCCCAGAAACCCGAGGATCTCGGGCAGGAGTTCCACAACCTCACCCTTGCCGTGCGCGTGGTCGCGGATATGGACGAAGCCCTGGATCACATTGCCCGCTACGGCTCAAACCACACGGAAATCATCTGCACCAACGACCACGCCAAGGCCATGCGCTTTCTGCGCGAGGCCGACGCGTCCATGGTGGCCGTCAATGCGTCCAGCCGCTTCAATGATGGCGGCCAGCTTGGCCTTGGGGCGGAAATCGGCATCTCCACCTCCAAGCTGCACGCCTACGGGGCCATGGGTGTGAAAGAACTGACCACCACCAAGTTTGTGGTACTTGGGCAAGGGCAGGTGCGGCAGTAG
- a CDS encoding tetratricopeptide repeat protein produces MNPQKNQGADDAPLLRDLQLEVSQESAPLLQFMLRHAGLIAGVLVLFLLVLIGTGIYNWHGDSRAGEARDALARTLIQNQGADQVKALSQLAEGAPSSTRFAAYMALAHSALENGDYATAAQAYGKAAKSTDGAFSLSASLGEAGALLKAGKNAEALTLLQGLQNTQPGAANAPQLRQMMAEAAIAAGQNELAARTYLALARETDGVNSSYLRARAAELDPKLAAAEAAPSAPVAKAVPDADKGGQKPVQPEPAKP; encoded by the coding sequence ATGAATCCGCAAAAGAATCAAGGCGCGGACGACGCGCCCCTGCTGCGTGACCTGCAACTGGAAGTAAGCCAGGAGAGTGCGCCTCTTCTGCAATTCATGCTGCGTCATGCCGGTCTTATCGCTGGCGTGCTGGTGCTGTTTCTTCTGGTGCTCATAGGTACCGGCATCTATAACTGGCACGGCGACTCCCGGGCGGGAGAAGCCCGCGACGCCCTGGCGCGCACCCTTATTCAAAATCAGGGCGCGGATCAGGTCAAGGCTCTTTCGCAACTGGCGGAGGGCGCGCCCTCTTCCACCCGTTTTGCCGCCTATATGGCCCTGGCGCACAGCGCCCTTGAAAACGGCGATTACGCCACAGCCGCCCAGGCTTACGGCAAGGCCGCCAAAAGCACTGACGGCGCTTTCAGCCTGTCTGCTTCGCTTGGCGAAGCCGGAGCCCTGCTCAAGGCTGGCAAAAACGCCGAAGCCTTGACTCTGCTGCAAGGACTGCAAAACACCCAGCCCGGTGCGGCCAACGCTCCGCAGCTGCGGCAGATGATGGCTGAAGCCGCCATTGCCGCCGGTCAAAATGAACTGGCGGCCCGCACATATCTGGCCCTGGCCCGTGAGACTGACGGCGTCAACAGCAGCTATTTGCGCGCCCGCGCTGCCGAGCTTGACCCCAAGCTGGCCGCTGCGGAAGCCGCGCCCAGCGCTCCGGTCGCCAAGGCCGTTCCGGATGCGGACAAGGGCGGTCAAAAGCCCGTGCAGCCAGAACCGGCAAAGCCGTAA
- the iorA gene encoding indolepyruvate ferredoxin oxidoreductase subunit alpha: MSNNPLLHGAHGERHLLLGNEAIVRGALEAGVHIVTCYPGTPSSEVPDTFHRIGGEGRYRLEYSVNEKVAMEVAAGAALGGALSLVTMKHVGLNVAADPLFTAVYTGLPGGLVVLTADDPGCHSSQNEQDNRYYARFAMLPCFEPASAQEAKDMTRAAFSLARQLEQPVLLRTTTRISHMRGPVDFDDLPAPQPKVDFRREPSRFVPVPAVARRRHVALDEIVARARQIAEQSPFNTVTEPSTPTDLGIIVSGVTRNYLADALSANDWTDRVRVLELGMTWPLPEEKICTFLNQCKRVLVLEEGEDLLEQDIRALAQKRGLTVLIDGKNDILTHQGEYSTTLVTRDLAQWLGVSCSVQEPRSAEPDLPGRPPNLCPGCSHRAVYYTVRQVFGDDAYYSSDIGCYTLGLLPPLRTADFLVCMGSSISAGSGFARASEKPVIAFIGDSTFFHSGMTGLANAVFNQHNVLMVILDNGTTAMTGHQPNPGMLQDVLGGMSSHMDIETIVRGMGVTQVAKVRAFNIKTLTKTLEEMKSKPGVRVLITEEPCVLYARRQLKKTSPQVAEVAQQGPEAMRCLEQLACPAFYRSGDNLAVDATLCTGCMVCLQVAPGAFKARKRQG; the protein is encoded by the coding sequence ATGAGCAACAACCCCCTGTTGCACGGCGCTCACGGTGAGCGTCATTTGTTGTTGGGCAACGAGGCCATCGTGCGCGGCGCTCTTGAGGCGGGCGTGCACATCGTCACCTGTTATCCGGGCACGCCTTCATCCGAAGTGCCGGACACGTTTCACCGCATCGGCGGTGAAGGGCGTTACCGGCTGGAGTATTCCGTCAACGAGAAGGTCGCCATGGAAGTGGCGGCGGGCGCTGCTCTGGGCGGCGCTCTGAGCCTTGTGACCATGAAGCACGTGGGCCTCAACGTGGCCGCCGACCCGTTGTTCACGGCCGTGTACACGGGTCTGCCCGGCGGGCTGGTGGTGCTCACCGCTGACGACCCCGGCTGTCACTCCAGCCAGAACGAGCAGGACAACCGCTATTACGCGCGTTTTGCCATGCTGCCCTGTTTCGAGCCTGCCTCGGCACAGGAAGCCAAGGACATGACCCGCGCGGCCTTCAGCCTTGCCCGCCAGCTTGAGCAGCCCGTGCTGCTGCGCACCACTACGCGCATCAGTCACATGCGCGGGCCGGTGGACTTTGACGATTTGCCAGCACCGCAGCCCAAGGTGGACTTTCGCCGCGAACCCTCGCGTTTCGTGCCCGTGCCCGCCGTGGCGCGCAGGCGGCATGTGGCGCTGGACGAAATTGTGGCCCGTGCCCGCCAGATTGCGGAGCAAAGCCCTTTCAATACGGTTACCGAACCCTCGACCCCCACGGATCTGGGCATCATTGTCAGCGGCGTCACGCGCAATTATCTGGCCGACGCGCTTTCTGCCAATGACTGGACAGACCGCGTGCGCGTGCTGGAACTGGGCATGACCTGGCCCCTGCCGGAAGAAAAAATCTGCACCTTCCTGAACCAGTGCAAGCGCGTGCTGGTGCTGGAAGAAGGGGAAGACCTGCTGGAGCAGGACATCCGCGCTCTGGCGCAGAAGCGCGGGCTGACCGTGCTCATTGACGGCAAGAATGACATTCTCACGCATCAGGGCGAGTATTCCACCACCCTTGTCACGCGCGATCTTGCGCAGTGGCTGGGAGTTTCCTGTAGCGTGCAGGAACCGCGCAGCGCCGAGCCGGATCTGCCGGGCCGTCCGCCCAACCTTTGCCCCGGCTGTTCGCACAGGGCCGTGTACTATACGGTGCGCCAGGTTTTCGGCGACGACGCCTACTATTCCAGCGACATCGGCTGCTACACCCTGGGGCTTCTGCCGCCCCTGCGCACAGCGGATTTTCTCGTCTGCATGGGTTCGTCCATCTCGGCGGGCAGCGGTTTTGCTCGCGCCTCCGAGAAGCCGGTCATCGCCTTTATCGGCGACTCCACCTTTTTCCATTCCGGCATGACGGGGCTGGCCAACGCTGTTTTCAACCAGCACAACGTGCTCATGGTCATTCTGGACAACGGCACCACGGCCATGACGGGCCACCAGCCCAACCCCGGCATGTTGCAGGATGTGCTCGGCGGCATGAGCAGCCACATGGACATTGAGACCATCGTGCGCGGCATGGGCGTGACCCAAGTGGCCAAGGTGCGGGCCTTCAACATCAAGACTCTGACCAAGACGCTGGAAGAAATGAAGAGCAAGCCCGGCGTGCGTGTGCTCATCACCGAAGAGCCCTGCGTGCTGTATGCCCGCCGCCAGCTCAAAAAGACCTCGCCCCAGGTGGCGGAGGTGGCGCAGCAGGGGCCTGAGGCCATGCGCTGCCTTGAGCAGCTTGCCTGCCCCGCCTTTTACCGCAGTGGGGACAATCTGGCCGTGGACGCGACCCTTTGCACGGGCTGCATGGTATGTTTGCAGGTGGCCCCCGGGGCCTTCAAGGCGCGCAAGCGTCAGGGATAG
- a CDS encoding indolepyruvate oxidoreductase subunit beta: MTMQNNQKRMRVYFTGVGGQGTLTATTLLARTALEAGLDVVAGEVHGMAQRGGVVESVMLLGGWRSPKLDLGEADVMLGFEPLETLRGLPYLKKGGAVFSSSDPMPPLSVSLGKADYPPLSRIEASVREVAGLCHFIPCRELGMQAGSVQSGNTVLLSAVCASGVLPFGVDALEAAIKKFLPAKLQEVNLHALELGKKALKG, translated from the coding sequence ATGACTATGCAGAACAACCAGAAACGCATGCGCGTGTATTTTACTGGTGTGGGCGGGCAGGGCACCCTGACCGCCACGACCCTGCTGGCCCGTACGGCCCTTGAAGCCGGGCTGGACGTTGTGGCTGGCGAGGTGCACGGCATGGCCCAGCGAGGCGGCGTGGTTGAATCCGTCATGCTGCTCGGCGGCTGGCGTTCGCCCAAACTGGATCTGGGCGAGGCCGATGTCATGCTTGGCTTTGAACCTTTGGAAACCCTGCGCGGCCTGCCTTACCTCAAAAAGGGCGGCGCGGTGTTTTCCAGCAGCGATCCCATGCCGCCGTTAAGCGTGTCGCTGGGCAAGGCCGACTATCCCCCCTTGAGCCGCATTGAAGCCAGCGTGCGCGAAGTGGCGGGGCTGTGCCATTTCATCCCGTGTCGTGAACTGGGAATGCAGGCAGGCTCCGTGCAGAGCGGCAATACCGTACTTTTGAGCGCCGTTTGCGCTTCGGGCGTTTTGCCCTTTGGCGTTGACGCGCTTGAAGCGGCCATCAAAAAATTCCTGCCGGCCAAGCTTCAGGAAGTGAACCTGCACGCTCTGGAACTGGGGAAGAAGGCCCTTAAGGGCTGA
- the rlmN gene encoding 23S rRNA (adenine(2503)-C(2))-methyltransferase RlmN: MINLLNLTLPELEAWTQAELGEPKFRAMQIWQWIWQRMARDFDIMTNISRPCRERMAAKACIVWPEVTAVEESQDGTTKFLLRLEDGAQVETVLIPSDSREGVRRWTQCLSCQVGCAMGCTFCSTGQMGFERNMTMAEILGQILVAREHLGDTRLHWPMLRNIVFMGMGEPLLNFNEVMRSLVSLNSDKGLNFSPRRITVSTCGIEKNLKELGECGLAFLAVSLHAPNQELRARIMPKAARWPLDRLMATLQSYSLNTRERITFEYLLLGGVNDGLEHARELVPLVNSVKGKLNLIVYNAAEGSPYAAPSHERVLAFEKYLWDRGVTAILRKSKGQDIKAACGQLKAARQKEQLEENGVDYE; encoded by the coding sequence ATGATCAACCTTCTCAATCTCACCCTTCCAGAACTGGAAGCATGGACGCAGGCCGAACTGGGCGAACCCAAGTTCCGCGCCATGCAGATCTGGCAATGGATTTGGCAGCGCATGGCCCGTGATTTCGACATCATGACCAACATTTCCCGGCCCTGCCGCGAACGTATGGCCGCCAAGGCCTGCATCGTCTGGCCTGAAGTGACCGCCGTGGAAGAAAGCCAGGACGGAACCACCAAGTTCTTGCTGCGCCTTGAAGACGGCGCGCAGGTGGAAACCGTCCTCATCCCCTCGGACTCGCGTGAAGGCGTACGCCGCTGGACCCAATGCCTTTCCTGTCAGGTTGGTTGCGCCATGGGCTGTACCTTCTGCTCCACAGGGCAGATGGGCTTTGAGCGCAACATGACCATGGCCGAGATTCTCGGGCAGATACTGGTAGCCCGCGAGCATTTGGGCGACACGCGTCTGCACTGGCCCATGCTGCGCAACATCGTTTTTATGGGCATGGGCGAACCCCTGCTGAATTTTAACGAAGTCATGCGCTCGCTGGTCAGCCTCAACAGCGACAAGGGACTGAACTTTTCGCCGCGCCGCATCACGGTTTCCACCTGCGGCATTGAAAAAAACCTCAAGGAACTGGGCGAATGCGGCCTGGCTTTTCTGGCGGTTTCGCTGCACGCGCCCAATCAGGAATTGCGCGCCCGCATCATGCCCAAGGCCGCCCGCTGGCCTCTGGATCGCCTTATGGCCACGCTCCAGTCATACTCGCTCAACACGCGGGAACGCATCACCTTTGAGTACTTGCTGCTCGGCGGCGTCAACGACGGGCTGGAACACGCGCGCGAGCTGGTGCCCCTGGTCAACTCCGTCAAAGGCAAGCTGAACCTCATTGTGTATAATGCCGCTGAAGGCTCGCCTTACGCCGCGCCCAGCCATGAGCGCGTGCTGGCTTTTGAGAAATACCTCTGGGATCGCGGCGTCACGGCCATCCTGCGCAAAAGCAAGGGACAGGACATCAAGGCGGCCTGCGGCCAGCTCAAGGCCGCCAGGCAAAAGGAACAGTTGGAAGAGAATGGGGTTGATTACGAATAA